The following proteins are co-located in the Fodinibius salicampi genome:
- a CDS encoding SAM hydrolase/SAM-dependent halogenase family protein, producing the protein MRNVITLTTDFGLQDYYVSAMKAVMLGIAPEARLVDVSHDIPSQDIMAGSWVLKNSAMLFPSGTVHTVVIDPGVGTDRNAVALKIEDQYFVGPDNGIFSLLTTDRSYSAVKLNKKEYLRESRSNTFHGRDVFAPAAAHLSRGVTLEELGEPLDELISYRWMQPIADKDGLEGTIIHIDKFGNLVTNISADLIDEVLAGKDVKIYVGNVILNEINTTFGAVTEGEPVAYIGSAGMLEVGINKGDAQKMLGVQKGAQISIILQK; encoded by the coding sequence ATGCGTAATGTAATTACTCTTACGACAGACTTCGGTCTGCAGGATTATTACGTAAGTGCGATGAAGGCTGTAATGCTGGGTATCGCTCCCGAAGCACGCTTGGTGGATGTCTCCCACGATATTCCATCCCAGGATATTATGGCTGGGTCATGGGTGCTTAAAAATTCGGCGATGCTTTTTCCCTCCGGCACAGTGCATACCGTCGTTATTGATCCAGGGGTGGGAACCGATCGCAATGCTGTAGCTTTGAAGATCGAGGATCAGTATTTTGTGGGCCCGGATAACGGTATTTTTTCGCTATTGACAACCGATCGATCCTATAGCGCAGTTAAACTCAATAAGAAAGAGTATTTACGTGAAAGCCGGTCTAATACCTTTCACGGGCGCGATGTTTTTGCTCCGGCTGCCGCGCATTTAAGCCGGGGTGTGACTCTGGAAGAGCTGGGGGAGCCGCTGGATGAACTAATCAGCTATCGTTGGATGCAGCCTATTGCCGATAAGGACGGTTTGGAGGGAACCATCATCCATATTGATAAGTTCGGTAATCTGGTTACAAATATTTCGGCTGACCTTATTGATGAAGTTCTTGCTGGTAAAGACGTTAAGATATATGTTGGTAATGTTATTTTGAATGAAATTAACACCACTTTTGGCGCTGTAACCGAAGGAGAACCTGTGGCGTACATAGGAAGTGCCGGCATGCTGGAAGTGGGAATCAATAAGGGGGATGCTCAAAAAATGCTGGGTGTCCAGAAGGGGGCTCAAATTTCGATTATTCTTCAAAAATAG